In the genome of Fulvivirga maritima, one region contains:
- a CDS encoding acyl-CoA carboxylase subunit beta yields MDDNKSKKPVYTLPTNKEKYALLKEKEKESLLGGGEERIQTQHDKGKLTARERVHLLLDEGSFEEIGQFVMHRCKDFGLDKQYYPGDGVITGYGTVNDRLVYVFSQDFTVFGGSLSETHAEKIVKIMDLAMQNGAPLIGLNDSGGARIQEGVVSLGGYADIFYRNTLASGVIPQISAIMGPCAGGAVYSPAITDFIFMVENTSYMFVTGPNVVKTVTQENVTAEELGGASAHSTKSGVTHFSCANEAVCINDIKKLLSYVPQNCEEDAPIYPYEVKEDETVAKLNDIIPDNPNQPYDMKEVINSIVDPDSFLEVHKNFAENIVVGMALIGGRSVGVIGNQPASLAGVLDIDASTKGARFVRFCDCFNIPLLVLEDVPGFLPGTDQEWNGIITNGAKLLFAFSEATVPRITVITRKAYGGAYDVMNSKHIGADMNYAWPMAEIAVMGAKGAAEIIFRREIATAEDPEAKLQEKIDEYTGKFANPYRAAHRGYIDEVILPADTRSKLIKAFKMLENKVATLPRKKHGNIPL; encoded by the coding sequence ATGGACGATAACAAATCAAAAAAGCCTGTTTACACGCTGCCAACCAATAAGGAAAAATATGCCTTGCTTAAGGAGAAGGAAAAGGAATCTCTCTTAGGTGGAGGCGAAGAAAGAATTCAGACTCAGCATGATAAAGGAAAGCTCACAGCCAGGGAAAGGGTTCACCTGCTGTTAGATGAAGGCTCTTTTGAAGAGATTGGCCAGTTTGTGATGCATCGCTGTAAAGACTTTGGTTTGGATAAACAGTACTACCCTGGTGATGGTGTTATTACCGGCTATGGTACGGTCAATGACCGATTAGTATATGTGTTTTCTCAGGATTTTACCGTCTTTGGTGGCTCCCTTTCAGAAACTCATGCCGAAAAGATTGTGAAAATTATGGATCTGGCTATGCAGAATGGCGCGCCTTTAATAGGTTTAAATGATTCAGGTGGAGCCAGAATTCAGGAAGGAGTAGTCTCACTAGGAGGTTATGCTGATATTTTTTATAGAAATACGCTGGCCTCAGGGGTTATACCTCAGATTTCAGCTATTATGGGGCCATGCGCAGGTGGTGCAGTATATTCACCAGCCATAACTGATTTCATTTTTATGGTAGAAAATACTTCCTACATGTTTGTTACCGGGCCTAATGTGGTAAAGACAGTTACGCAAGAGAATGTTACTGCTGAGGAGCTGGGAGGCGCCAGTGCTCATAGTACAAAAAGTGGTGTAACCCATTTTTCCTGTGCTAATGAAGCGGTTTGCATTAATGATATAAAGAAGTTGTTATCATACGTGCCTCAAAACTGTGAGGAAGATGCGCCTATTTATCCTTATGAAGTGAAGGAAGACGAAACAGTGGCTAAGCTTAATGATATCATCCCTGATAATCCTAATCAGCCTTATGATATGAAGGAAGTGATTAATAGCATAGTGGATCCTGATAGCTTTTTGGAGGTGCATAAGAATTTCGCAGAAAATATAGTGGTAGGCATGGCCTTAATAGGCGGGAGAAGTGTCGGAGTTATAGGTAATCAGCCGGCGTCATTAGCTGGCGTGTTGGATATAGATGCCAGTACTAAGGGAGCTCGTTTTGTGAGATTCTGCGATTGTTTCAATATACCCTTGTTGGTGCTGGAAGATGTTCCTGGTTTTTTGCCTGGCACAGATCAGGAGTGGAATGGCATTATTACTAATGGAGCCAAGCTTTTATTCGCTTTTAGCGAAGCCACTGTACCTAGAATCACCGTTATCACCAGAAAGGCCTATGGTGGTGCATATGATGTAATGAACTCTAAACATATTGGAGCTGATATGAACTATGCCTGGCCAATGGCAGAAATTGCGGTTATGGGAGCTAAAGGTGCCGCCGAGATTATATTTAGAAGAGAAATAGCTACAGCGGAAGATCCGGAAGCCAAGCTGCAGGAAAAGATAGATGAATATACTGGTAAGTTTGCTAATCCTTATCGTGCGGCTCACCGCGGATATATTGATGAGGTGATCTTGCCCGCTGATACCAGATCTAAACTCATTAAAGCCTTTAAAATGTTAGAAAATAAAGTGGCTACGTTACCCAGGAAAAAACACGGTAATATACCTTTGTAA
- a CDS encoding SDR family oxidoreductase — MKKVAIITGASEGIGRACALALHPEYELALMARSEKVMVLAEELGALGVQGSVTEKNDIKKLVNLTMGKFGRIDAVVNNTGHPASGPLLEISEEEWHHGLNLVLLNVAKIAALVTPIMKRQGSGAFVNISTFAATEPSAEFPVSSVLRAGLANYAKLYADEFAVNNIRMNNVLPGYINSFKAADEIVNKIPLKRQGQIEEVAQTVKFLLSDAAAYITGQNIKVDGGLTRSVI, encoded by the coding sequence ATGAAGAAAGTAGCTATAATTACCGGAGCTAGTGAAGGAATAGGACGTGCCTGTGCCTTGGCATTACACCCTGAATATGAGCTAGCACTTATGGCCAGGTCTGAAAAAGTAATGGTTCTGGCAGAAGAGCTGGGAGCATTAGGAGTACAGGGATCAGTGACTGAAAAAAATGATATCAAAAAACTGGTTAACCTTACCATGGGCAAATTTGGGAGAATTGATGCGGTGGTAAATAATACCGGACATCCCGCCAGCGGCCCATTGCTGGAAATATCAGAAGAAGAGTGGCATCATGGACTAAATCTGGTTTTGTTAAATGTCGCAAAAATAGCAGCTTTGGTTACGCCCATCATGAAGAGGCAGGGATCAGGAGCTTTTGTGAATATATCAACATTTGCTGCCACTGAGCCATCAGCAGAATTTCCAGTTTCTTCAGTTTTAAGGGCAGGATTAGCTAATTATGCTAAACTTTATGCTGATGAATTTGCTGTTAATAATATAAGAATGAATAACGTATTGCCTGGTTATATTAACAGCTTTAAAGCTGCCGATGAAATAGTAAATAAAATACCATTAAAACGGCAAGGGCAGATAGAAGAAGTTGCTCAAACAGTAAAGTTTTTACTTTCAGACGCTGCTGCTTATATCACCGGGCAAAATATAAAAGTAGATGGAGGCCTTACAAGGTCTGTTATATAA
- a CDS encoding M42 family metallopeptidase, which produces MDKKSKSFLEKYLNNASPTGFESSGQELWLEYIKPYIDEYFTDTYGSVVGVINPSAKYKVVIEAHADEISWFVNYINEEGYIYVQRNGGSDHQIAPSKRVNIHTDNGIVKGIFGWPAIHVRNRENEEKPTLKNIIVDIGCNSKEEVEKLGVHVGSVMTFDDELMELGNDFLVGRALDNRMGGYMIAEVARRLKEDGKELPFGLYIVNAVQEEVGLRGAQMIAERIKPNLAIVTDVCHETTSPLYDRIKSGLQKAGEGPVLTYGPAVHNNVLKLIIDTAEKNEIPFQRAAASRATGTDTDAFAYSNEGVASALISLPLKYMHTTVETVHKNDVENVIQLIYQFLLNIEDGHDFRYIK; this is translated from the coding sequence ATGGATAAGAAGAGTAAATCATTTTTAGAGAAGTATTTAAATAATGCTTCACCTACTGGTTTTGAATCATCAGGTCAGGAATTATGGTTAGAATACATTAAACCTTATATCGATGAGTACTTTACAGATACTTATGGTTCTGTAGTGGGGGTAATTAATCCCTCAGCTAAATATAAGGTAGTGATAGAAGCGCATGCAGACGAAATTTCATGGTTTGTTAATTATATTAATGAAGAAGGATATATCTATGTGCAGAGAAATGGAGGTTCAGATCATCAGATTGCACCTTCCAAAAGGGTAAATATCCACACTGATAATGGCATAGTAAAAGGTATTTTTGGTTGGCCTGCCATACATGTTAGAAATAGAGAAAACGAGGAAAAACCTACTTTGAAAAATATTATAGTTGATATTGGCTGTAATAGTAAAGAAGAGGTAGAAAAGCTCGGAGTTCATGTAGGTAGCGTTATGACTTTTGATGATGAACTGATGGAGCTGGGTAATGACTTTTTGGTGGGCAGAGCGCTAGATAACCGCATGGGTGGTTACATGATAGCTGAAGTGGCCAGAAGGCTTAAAGAAGATGGAAAAGAGCTTCCTTTTGGTTTGTACATTGTTAACGCGGTGCAAGAAGAGGTAGGCTTACGAGGTGCACAAATGATAGCTGAAAGAATAAAACCTAACTTAGCTATTGTTACGGATGTTTGTCATGAAACTACATCTCCACTATATGATCGTATAAAAAGTGGTTTACAAAAGGCTGGAGAAGGTCCGGTGTTAACTTATGGGCCAGCTGTGCATAATAATGTGTTAAAGTTAATTATTGATACAGCGGAGAAAAATGAGATTCCTTTCCAAAGGGCAGCTGCATCTCGAGCTACTGGTACAGATACGGATGCTTTCGCTTATTCTAACGAAGGAGTAGCCTCTGCATTAATATCACTGCCGTTAAAATATATGCACACTACAGTGGAAACAGTTCATAAAAATGATGTAGAAAATGTAATCCAACTCATATACCAATTTCTATTAAATATTGAAGATGGTCATGATTTTAGATACATAAAATAA